In one Oncorhynchus masou masou isolate Uvic2021 chromosome 23, UVic_Omas_1.1, whole genome shotgun sequence genomic region, the following are encoded:
- the cskmt gene encoding citrate synthase-lysine N-methyltransferase CSKMT, mitochondrial isoform X2, whose translation MDKKATWDRFYTENSKATNFKNFEWFFGFDAIRDFILPMLHSQHNSDALHVLDMGCGTSALGPCIYRHSPWPVQVTCADISAIAVRLMQEHTETKALQPQNTSSKLDFLELDCTHLHKHFGSESLDLILDKGTIDALLRSREGGAKASQVLKQCLRVLRDSGSLLQFSDEDPDARMLWLEKEGQEPGMMVADVGVQEVGELRGVTYYCYQVTAHPVAQ comes from the coding sequence ATGGACAAGAAAGCAACATGGGACCGGTTCTACACAGAAAACAGCAAGGCAACCAACTTCAAGAATTTTGAGTGGTTCTTTGGTTTCGACGCAATCCGGGActtcatcttgcctatgctgcattCACAGCACAACTCTGATGCCCTACATGTTCTGGACATGGGTTGTGGTACCTCTGCCCTGGGACCTTGCATATACAGACACTCTCCCTGGCCAGTGCAGGTGACCTGCGCTGACATCTCTGCTATTGCTGTGCGCCTTATGCAGGAACACACAGAAACCAAAGCCCTGCAACCTCAGAACACTTCCTCTAAGCTGGACTTCTTAGAACTGGACTGCACTCATCTCCACAAACACTTTGGTTCTGAGAGCCTAGACCTCATTCTAGACAAGGGCACCATAGATGCCTTGCTAAGGTCGAGGGAAGGTGGGGCCAAGGCCAGTCAAGTGCTTAAGCAGTGTCTAAGGGTGTTGAGGGACTCTGGGTCTCTCCTTCAGTTCTCAGATGAGGACCCTGATGCCAGAATGTTGTGGCTGGAGAAAGAGGGCCAGGAGCCGGGGATGATGGTTGCCGATGTGGGGGTGCAGGAGGTGGGAGAGTTAAGGGGAGTAACTTATTACTGCTACCAAGTTACAGCTCATCCTGTAGCACAGTAG
- the cskmt gene encoding citrate synthase-lysine N-methyltransferase CSKMT, mitochondrial isoform X1: MLSCPPLRTQQVACCSAVREGGFLGEIRIMALILNILSPRRLGTLIANTRVRHHSSLTTELINNMDKKATWDRFYTENSKATNFKNFEWFFGFDAIRDFILPMLHSQHNSDALHVLDMGCGTSALGPCIYRHSPWPVQVTCADISAIAVRLMQEHTETKALQPQNTSSKLDFLELDCTHLHKHFGSESLDLILDKGTIDALLRSREGGAKASQVLKQCLRVLRDSGSLLQFSDEDPDARMLWLEKEGQEPGMMVADVGVQEVGELRGVTYYCYQVTAHPVAQ; encoded by the exons ATGCTCAGTTGCCCTCCACTGCGCACACAGCAGGTAGCTTGCTGCTCAGCAGTGCGTGAGGGAGGATTTCTAGGAGAGATACGAATCATGGCGCTGATTTTAAACATCCTGTCGCCAAGGAGGTTGGGGACGTTAATTGCAAACACACGTGTAAGGCACCACTCCAGTCTGACAA CTGAACTTATCAACAACATGGACAAGAAAGCAACATGGGACCGGTTCTACACAGAAAACAGCAAGGCAACCAACTTCAAGAATTTTGAGTGGTTCTTTGGTTTCGACGCAATCCGGGActtcatcttgcctatgctgcattCACAGCACAACTCTGATGCCCTACATGTTCTGGACATGGGTTGTGGTACCTCTGCCCTGGGACCTTGCATATACAGACACTCTCCCTGGCCAGTGCAGGTGACCTGCGCTGACATCTCTGCTATTGCTGTGCGCCTTATGCAGGAACACACAGAAACCAAAGCCCTGCAACCTCAGAACACTTCCTCTAAGCTGGACTTCTTAGAACTGGACTGCACTCATCTCCACAAACACTTTGGTTCTGAGAGCCTAGACCTCATTCTAGACAAGGGCACCATAGATGCCTTGCTAAGGTCGAGGGAAGGTGGGGCCAAGGCCAGTCAAGTGCTTAAGCAGTGTCTAAGGGTGTTGAGGGACTCTGGGTCTCTCCTTCAGTTCTCAGATGAGGACCCTGATGCCAGAATGTTGTGGCTGGAGAAAGAGGGCCAGGAGCCGGGGATGATGGTTGCCGATGTGGGGGTGCAGGAGGTGGGAGAGTTAAGGGGAGTAACTTATTACTGCTACCAAGTTACAGCTCATCCTGTAGCACAGTAG